The Haladaptatus sp. R4 genome includes the window GCCGCACCGAAAGAGGGCTACGTCGCTCGCTCGTTCGACGTCTCCCGACTGGACGACGACGAGGAGGGCGTCGAGCGAACGACGGAGATGGTCGACGACGATTCGCTCTCGTTCCGACAGACGATTTCTGCGACCGGCGACCGGAACTGGGAACTCGTCGTGGAGTACGCGGCGCATCCGGACCACGACGCGCTTCTTGCGGACGTGACGTTCAGTGGGAGCGCCAAGTACGACGTGTACGCCCTCGCCGACACCGCGTTCTCCAACAGCGGAATGGGCGACGTGGGGCACGCGAAGTCCAACGGAAGTTCGAAATACTTGACGGGCCACGACACGGCCGAAAACGACGGCGACGCCGTCATTCTGGACGAGGACGGGGACCCGTACAACGTCGCCGGGGCGCTCGTCGCGGACGCCGGATTCGAGTGGACGACGGTCGACGTAATCGGCGGCGACAGCGTCTCGCCGCTACTGACGGACGGGTCGGCGGACACGAGATACGACGAGGCGACCGGGAACATCACCCTCGTCGGGCGTCTCGGAACGGAAACGAAACACCTGAAGGCCACCGTCGCGCTCGGTTTCGCCGAAAACGCGGACGAAGGGAGTGCGTACGCGGAAGCGAAATCGGCGCTCTCGTCGCCGTTTTCGAAGATACGAGCGCGCTACGCGAAATCGTGGCGGAGCTATCTGCAGGGCGTCGATGTACCGAAGAGCGTGCGAGGCGACGCCGACCTACGACGGCAGTTTAATGCCAGCGCGATGGCGTTGAAGGCGGCCGAGTCGAAGCGGTTCCGCGGCGCGGGGGTCGCCAGTCCGAGCGTCCCGTGGGGCGACGCCGTGGTGGCGAACGAACCGTCGGATTACGGCTACAACTTCGTCTGGTCGAGCGACTGTATCAGGCGTTCACGGCGCTGTCGGCGATGGGGGACGAGGAGAGCGCGATTGCCGCCGTCGAATACCTGTACGAGTATCAGCAGAACGAGGAGGGGTTCCTGCCCCAAAACACGTTCCTCGACGGGCGAACGCGCTGGGGCGGCGAACAGATGGACAACATCTCGTTCCCGCAGATCATGGCGTACCAACTGCGAGAGCGCCACGGCATCGGGTTCGACGACGTGAGCTACGATTACGGGAACGTTCGCCGTTCGACGGAGTACGTCGTCGGGCACGGTCCGGCGACCGGCCAGGAACGATGGGAGGAGGAGGCCGGATACTCGCCGAGCACGACGGCGGCGGAAATCGCCGGACTCGCCTGTTCCGCCGCGCTCGCCGACGCGGAAGGGGAGGACGCCGACGCGCTCGTCTACCTCGCGCTGGCCGACGACTGGCAGGCGAACACCGAGGAGTGGATGGCGACGACGGAGGGGACCGAGGAACACACGAACACGCCCTACTACTTCCGCATCAACGACGAACTCGGCGACGACGGTGCACCACGGGCCATCAACAACGGCGGGCCGACGTTGGACGAGCGGAACGTCATCGACGCGGGATTCCTCGAACTCGTCCGTCTCGGCGTCAAGCCGTGGGACGACCCGGTCGTTCGGAACTCGTTGGCCGTCGTGGACGACACCATCAAAGTCGAGACGCCGTACGGCCCGGCGTTCTACCGCTACAACGACGACGGCTACGGCGAGCAGGGGGAGGACGAAAGTGACCAGTATCGAGAGGGCGGTCCGTGGACGCTCGACAACGAAGGACAGGGCCGACTCTGGCCCATCTTCACCGGCGAGCGCGGCGAGTACGAACTGCTCACGGGGTGTGAGCGCCGGTACGACCCGAAGTCCCTGCTCGGTACGATGGCGAAGTTCGCCAACTCGGGCGGGATGATTCCCGAGCAAGTGTGGGACCGACCCGACCCGACCGACTACGGGTGGGAGTTCGGTGAGGGAACCGGGTCGGCGACCCCGCTCTCGTGGAGCATGGCGCAGTTCGTCCGCCTCGCATACGGCGTCGAGGCCGGACGGCCGGTCGAGACGCCGAAGTTCGTGGCGGGACGGTACGCCGACGGCGAGGTTCCGGACGGACCGAACCTATCCGTCGAGTTCCCGTCCTCACCGGTCACGGATCGAACCGTGACGATTTCCGGGGATACCGACGGCGCGACGGTCGTCGTGAAGACGTCGGCGGATACCGTTGTCCGCGAGGGCGGCGAGTTCAGCGTCGACGTCGAAGTCGGCGACGGGGAGAGCACCATTACGGTGGCGGCAGCGACGGACGCCGACTCGTTGGACGAGATGGGCACGGCGGTGCGACGAAAGACCGTCGCGTACGTCGACGTCGGCGACGAGGTTGCGACGTGGGACGACCCCGAAGGCGACGACGACGGACCGGGTTCGTACACCTATCCGACCTCCGGCGAGTTCGTGGACGGCGCGTTCGACATCGAGGAGTTCGGCGTCTACGAGACCGACGACAGCTATCAGTTCCTGCTCTCCCTCGCGGGCGAGTTGACGAACCCGTGGGGCGGCAACGAACTGTCGCTCCAGACGATTCAGGTGTACCTCCGTGACCCCGAGAAATCGGACGCGGACGGGACGACGGCCGCACGCGAGGGCGTCAACGCGACGTTCGAAGCGCCGTACCACTACCGCGTCGTCGCGGAAGGATTCGTTCCGGCCCGCGTCGAAGGTGCCGACGGAAGCGAACTCACGCAGGACGTGACGATAACGGGATACGGGTCGGTCGATGCGGTGAAGCTCGAACTGCCGAAGTCGGTATTCGGCGACCTGACGGGCATGCAACCCGTGCCGCTACTGCTCGGACAGGACGGCTACAGTCCGGGCCGGATTCGACCCGTCAACGCGACCGCGGGTGGTTACACCTTCGGCGGCGGGCGCGACGACTCGATGAACCCGAACGTCATCGACCTCGTGACGCCCGACAGCGTGAGTCAGGCCGACGCCCTCGCCTACTCGGCGGACGAGTTGGCGACGATTCCGTACCTGTCGCTCTGAGAGCGGAAGGGAGATGGGACGATTCCACGAGACCACCGTTTCCGCTGTTTTCACCGGCGAAAACCACCTGATGTGGGCGAACCTGTTTTGAGGGTTCAGTGAAAACGAGTAGATATGGTACTGAAGGAATCCGAGGAGAAAATCGGGCGTGACGATCCGGTGCCGAACTTCGAACTGCGCGGCACCGACGGAGTCTTTCACACGTTGTCGGACTTCTCCGACAACAACGCCGTGTTACTCGTGTTCACCTGCAACCACTGTCCCTACGCGAAGGCGAAGTTCGACCTGCTGAACGACCTCGCGGAGGAGTACGACGACGTTGCCGTCGTCGGCGTCAATGCGAACGACGCCGAGGAGTACCCGGAGGACTCCTTCGACAACATGCAGGAGATGGTCCAGAACGGAACCATCGCCTACGATGCCTACCTCCACGACGAGACACAGGAAGTCGCGGAGTCCTACGGCGCGGTCTGCACGCCCGACCCTTTCCTGCTCCGCAACGAGGGCGACACGTTCACGCTGGCGTACCACGGCAGACTCGACGACGCGTTGAATCCCGACGCGGAACCGACCGAGTTCTACATCCGCGACGCCATCGACAGCGTGCTTGCGGGCGAGGACGTGGACTTGGAGTTCCTGCCGTCGCGTGGGTGCTCGATCAAGTGGAAGTGAAAGGGAACAAATAGATTGAATAATCGGGAGCAACCGAGGCGGTAACACCGGTGTCACGCCCCGACGTGAGCGATACCGAACATTTTGGGAATCAGCTATAAGTGGCGATTGGACGTGTAGTCAGCCATGGCAGAAAGCAGCGACACGGTAGCGAAATCAACCGGATTCAGGCTCGCCAGAGTGCTGTTCGGCGGCCTGCTGACGTACATGGGAATTTCCGGACTTCGAAACATCGAAGCACAGGCGGGCTACGCGGAAGCGAAGGGCGTCCCGATGCCCGAGTTGTCCGTGGTGGCGTCCCACTGGCTTCTCGTCGTCGGCGGCGTCGGAATCAGCCTGTGGAAACTTCCCGGACTCGCCGCCAGCGCCGCCATCAGCTTCCTGGTCGGCGTCACGCCGTTTACCCACGACTTCTGGAATCAAGAAGGACAGGAACGGGGGAACGAACAGAACCACTTCTTGAAGAACGCCGCCATGCTCGGCGCGGCATTCGCCTTCCTCGGCGTCGCCGAGAGCGAGAAGTCGAAGAAGAAGCAACAGAGCGAACGATAAGGCGGTCGCGTGCGGTATTTTCGATTTCGAATTTTCGAACAGGAGTAGCTTCAGGCGTGGTGATTTCGACTTCCGGACGTTACCACGAGAGGAGCACAGCCACCCCGCAGCGACAGCCCTCCGAATCGCAAAGTCGACCATTCCCACGAGGACGTTTTTTCGCGCAAACCTTTAGGAGCGAATCCGACGAATTCACCGTCACCGTGCCGCAACTCGAAGATTCACTGAAAATCGGGGGTGTCGAACTGCCGAATCGGCTCTATCGCGCCCCGTTGCTCGAATGCGCTGGCAACGGGGAGGACGCGGTGGACGTCCTGATTCGGGAACTCGAACCCGCCGCCGAGTCGGGTGTTGGGCTGATCTGTCAAGGAGCGACTATCGTCCGCGGGACGGGGGGCTGTGCCGCGCCGGGGATGACGCGGGTACATGACCCCGAATTCGTCTCCCGACTCACACGACTCACGGACGCGATTCACGGCCACGGGACCGGAAGTCGAATTTTCATCCAACTGGAACACGGCGGCTTGCGGAGCATGGAGACGTGGCACGCGGGCTATCGTCGGAAGCATCCCGATTTGCAACAACTCGCGGTTTCCCGACCGCCCGCCGTTCTTCGACTGCTCGATACACTGAGCTTTCTGGACTACGACCCGCACGTCCTTTCGACGGCGGAGGTGTACGACCTCGCGGCGGATTTCGGCCGGTCGGCGGCGTACGCGGTTGACGCGGGCTACGACGGGATTCACATCGCCGGGGCGAACATGGGCATCGTCCAGCAGTTCCTCTCGCCGTTCTACAACCGGCGCGACGACGAGTTCGGCGGATCGCTGGCCGCCCGAACGAGATTTCTCGAAGTCGTGTACGACGAGATTCGGGAGCGCGTCGGCCCCGACGTTCCGATCATGACGAAAGTACCGGCCGAAACGACCGCCCCCGTTTTCGTCCGGCGACATCTCTCGCTGGAGGACGGAATTCGAATCTGCGACCGATTGGAGGCGGTCGGTTTCGACGCGGTCGTTCCGGTACAGGCCTCCGTGTTCTGGGACGCGAGCATCATCCGCGGGGCGTTTCCGTCCCGCGCGTGGCGCGACGAGCGGTTCCGAGAAGGGTACGAGGAGGCGTTCGGGAGCAAGCCGCGCGCGCCGTCGTCGCCCTGCTCAACTGGCTCCAATCGCTGAAATACGACTTCGACCCGGCGTGGAACCGGCCGTTCACCCGCCGTGTGGCGGAGCAGGTTTCGATCCCCGTGCTGGCCGAGGGCGGGATTCGAAATCGACCGCAGATCGATCGACTGCTCGCGGACGGGTCCTGTGATGCGGTGGGAATGGGGAGGCCGTTCTACGCCGAACCGCGGCTTCCGGCGCGGATTTTGGACGGGGAGAGGACGGCCGTCGCCTGCGAGAACTGCAACAACTGCACCGTTCCGCAGGCGGCCGGCGCTCGCGGCGTCTGTCGCACCCCGAGCGTGCTCGAACGGAGCGGGAAACTCCGGAAAGAGGGTGCTTACGAGCGAAACGGGAGCGAAACCGATGCCGACCGCACCGAGTCGTAACGGGTATTCGGGGTGGCATCCAAACGAAGGACAGTGACGACGACGAGCACGAGTAACGAGATTTCGGACTTCTACGACGCCATCGACTCGGGCGGCCGGTGCTCACCGCCGACGAAGTCGCCCGCGTCCTCGACCGTTCGCACGAGGACGCCAACCGCGCACTCGAACGACTGCGGGACGAGCGCGACGTGGCGCGCCTCGACGTGGAGAACGACCCGGTGGTCTGGTTCCCGACGGAGTGGGAGCGACTGGCCGACCGCGAGCGAATCGTGGTGTTCCCGAAGCGCCGCGAGATCGTCGCCGACCAGCCCGAACAGTTCACGCGAGCACAGCTTTCGCAGTTCGCCCACCTCACCGACACGACGCGGGCCGGGAGCTACAGCTATCAGGTTCGACAGGAGGACATCTGGTCCGCACCCTACGACTCGCTCGACAACCTGATGCGAACCGTTCGGCAGGTGCTCCCCGAACCGTCGCCGGATCTGGAGGCGTTCATCGAGGGACAGTGGAAACGAGCGAAGCAGTTCCGCCTCTACACCCACGAGGACGGCTACGTCGTCCTACAGGCCGCGAGCGACGACCTGATGGGGAACGTGGCCCGGCAGAAGTTGAACGATAACCACCTTCGCGCACCCATCGCCGACGACGAAAGTTGGGTCGCCGAGGACAAGGTCGCGGAAGTCAAGCGAATTCTGTACGAGGCGGGGTATCCCGTCCAAGACGAGCGTGAACTGGAGACGGGCGACGAACTGCCCGTCGAGTGCGCACTCTCCCTGCGCGACTACCAACGCGAGTGGGTCGAGGAGTTCATCGACCTGAAATCGGGCGTCCTCGTCGGCCCGCCCGGAAGCGGGAAGACGGTGGCCGCGATGGGCGTCCTCGAAGCCGTCTCCGGCGAGACGCTGATTCTGGTTCCCGGCCGCGAACTCGCCGGGCAGTGGCGCGACGAACTGTTGACCCACACGGACCTCACGCGCGAACAGGTCGGCGAGTACCACGGCGGCGAGAAGAACGTTCGCCCCGTGACGATTGCGACCTACCAAACCGCCGGGATGGACCGCCATCGACAGTTGTTCGACCAGCGACGTTGGGGACTCATCGTGTACGACGAGTGCCAGCACATTCCGAGCCGAGTCTTCCGCCGGAGCGCGAACCTCCAATCGAAGCACCGCTTGGGACTTTCGGCTACTCCCGTCAGGGAGGACGACAAGGAGAAGGACATCTTCACGCTCATTGGCCCCCCAATCGGAACCGATTGGGACGCGCTGTTCGAGGCCGGGTTCGTCGCGGAGCCGGAAGTCGAAATCCGGTACGTCGGCTGGGACGAGGAGACCTATCAGGGCGAGTACGCCAACGCCGACGGGCGCGGCAAGCGCCAGATCGCGGCGACGAATCCCGCGAAACTGGACGAGATTCGGTTCCTCCTCGCCGAGCACCCCACCTCGAAGGCGCTGGTGTTCGTGGAGTACCTCGAACAGGGCGACCGGATCGCGGAGGCCCTCGACGTGCCGTTCCTGAGCGGACAGATGCGCCACCCGGAACGCGAACGTCACTTGCAGGCGTTCCGCGACGGGCGTGAAGACACCCTCGTTATCTCCCGCGTCGGCGACGAGGGTATCGACCTCCCGGACGCCGAAATCGCCATCGTCGCGTCCGGTCTCGGCGGGTCACGGCGGCAAGGTGCACAGCGCGCCGGACGGACCATGCGCCCCGCCGGACGCGCCCGGATGTACGTGCTGGCGACGCGCGGCACCCGCGAGGAGGAGTTCGCCCGCCAGCAGTTGCGCCATCTGGCGTCGAAGGGAATCCGGATTCAGGAAACCGTGCTGGACGAACGGGACGAGGAGTAGCCCGGAAGTCGGCGACGGGACTGAAGTACGGGCGGGCACAAGTCGAACCATGGCCCGCGAAGTGCGACACGACGCGACCGGCCCGCTGAAAGTGGACGAGGATGATTTCGACGACGAGAAGGGGAACATCGCCATCTGCATGTGCGGTCTCTCGTCGGACTACCCGTTCTGCGACGGCACGCACCGAACGACGAGGGACGAGAAATCGGGGACGGTGTATCGATACGAGGACGGCGACCGGCGCGAAATCGAGGAAATCGTCTACAAGGACGGCGGCGAATAGGGAAGAACACGACGAATAGCGGAGAATACGGCAAATAGCGGAGAACGCGACGACGAGTAGCGGAAAACACGATCAGCGGGGTCGGCAACAACGCCTAACCGAATCGGTGGCGTGCCGACGGTATGCATCTCGGGGGAGTGGGACGGAAACTGGTGACGACCGCAATCGTCGTTGTCGTGGTCACCGGGATCGGTTTTGGCGGGGGAACGGTCGCGACCGGTAACCCGGCGACGGGGGACGAAACACCGGCAGTGGGTGAAACACCGACAGCGGACGCCACGGCGCTCCAAACGGTCGCCGTGACCGCTGATATCGACTACTCCTGCCGGAACGTGACCGTCAAGGTCAAACCGAAGGACGTGCAGTACGACCTCGTCATCTACTACGAGGACACCGTCACGGGTCAGCGAGGGAAGGCGCTCGTCGGACCGATGACGGGGAAAACGGTCGAACCGTACGGGAACGGCATCATGTTCACGAGCGTGGACGTGATGGTGAACGGCGCGACCATCGAGAGCGAGACGATCCTGTCGAAGTGCTATCCTGACACCAAAGAGTCCACGCGCGACGGCAAGTCGTCGATCCGGACCGATTCGGGGCGGTCGACGCCATCGACGAGCGTTCGCGAAACCCGGTCCCGGTCGCGATGGCGACGACCGATTCGTCGTAACCGATTTCGCCCTCCGAGGAAAGCCGACGGATTCCGGCGAGCGTCGTCGCGGAGGCGGGTTCGACGCACAGTCCCGCACCACGGGCGAGGTGTCGTTTCGCATCGAGAATCGCATCGTCCTCGACCGAGAGCACGGCACCGTCCGTCTCGCGGACCGCCGCGAGGACTCGGTTGCCACTCGGCGGCGAAGCGTTGGCGATGGAATACGCCACGGTTTCGCCAGCCTCGACGGGTACGACCTCGTTCGCTCCCTCCCGATACGCCCTCGAAATCGGGTCGCAAGCGGCGGCCTGCACGAAGTAGAGTCGCGGAAGCGACGCGGAATCCAGCAACCCCGCGCTCCGGAGTTCACGGAGGGCGTTCCAGATGGCGCTGGCGTGTCCGCCGCTGCTGACCGGCGCGACGATTGTATCCGGTACGGTCGAACCGGTTCCTCGTGCGGCGAACGATTCACAGATTTCGAGCGCCGTCGTCTTCTGGCCCGCGACCCGAAGCGGCGCGTCGGAGTTCACGAATCGAATATCCG containing:
- a CDS encoding DoxX family protein, with protein sequence MAESSDTVAKSTGFRLARVLFGGLLTYMGISGLRNIEAQAGYAEAKGVPMPELSVVASHWLLVVGGVGISLWKLPGLAASAAISFLVGVTPFTHDFWNQEGQERGNEQNHFLKNAAMLGAAFAFLGVAESEKSKKKQQSER
- the thrC gene encoding threonine synthase → MTAGMTLACYRCGNEVNAETRARCPCGEPLWPKTDASDFSWPTVSDPSIWRYSALLPVGHPSATPDIGSAVGGTPLLRTPRLDEYAGCEMWVKDESANPTGSFKDRGSAVGIARALETDDEWVGTVSHGNMAMSMAATAASAGLNCLVLVPDDIPTERLAHIAQFGPTLVQVEGDYGRLYDVSLEFSDIRFVNSDAPLRVAGQKTTALEICESFAARGTGSTVPDTIVAPVSSGGHASAIWNALRELRSAGLLDSASLPRLYFVQAAACDPISRAYREGANEVVPVEAGETVAYSIANASPPSGNRVLAAVRETDGAVLSVEDDAILDAKRHLARGAGLCVEPASATTLAGIRRLSSEGEIGYDESVVAIATGTGFRERSSMASTAPNRSGSTTCRRAWTLWCQDSTSTGSSRSRWSRRSPSRPRS
- a CDS encoding DEAD/DEAH box helicase, yielding MLTADEVARVLDRSHEDANRALERLRDERDVARLDVENDPVVWFPTEWERLADRERIVVFPKRREIVADQPEQFTRAQLSQFAHLTDTTRAGSYSYQVRQEDIWSAPYDSLDNLMRTVRQVLPEPSPDLEAFIEGQWKRAKQFRLYTHEDGYVVLQAASDDLMGNVARQKLNDNHLRAPIADDESWVAEDKVAEVKRILYEAGYPVQDERELETGDELPVECALSLRDYQREWVEEFIDLKSGVLVGPPGSGKTVAAMGVLEAVSGETLILVPGRELAGQWRDELLTHTDLTREQVGEYHGGEKNVRPVTIATYQTAGMDRHRQLFDQRRWGLIVYDECQHIPSRVFRRSANLQSKHRLGLSATPVREDDKEKDIFTLIGPPIGTDWDALFEAGFVAEPEVEIRYVGWDEETYQGEYANADGRGKRQIAATNPAKLDEIRFLLAEHPTSKALVFVEYLEQGDRIAEALDVPFLSGQMRHPERERHLQAFRDGREDTLVISRVGDEGIDLPDAEIAIVASGLGGSRRQGAQRAGRTMRPAGRARMYVLATRGTREEEFARQQLRHLASKGIRIQETVLDERDEE
- a CDS encoding thioredoxin family protein translates to MVLKESEEKIGRDDPVPNFELRGTDGVFHTLSDFSDNNAVLLVFTCNHCPYAKAKFDLLNDLAEEYDDVAVVGVNANDAEEYPEDSFDNMQEMVQNGTIAYDAYLHDETQEVAESYGAVCTPDPFLLRNEGDTFTLAYHGRLDDALNPDAEPTEFYIRDAIDSVLAGEDVDLEFLPSRGCSIKWK
- a CDS encoding CDGSH iron-sulfur domain-containing protein, which gives rise to MAREVRHDATGPLKVDEDDFDDEKGNIAICMCGLSSDYPFCDGTHRTTRDEKSGTVYRYEDGDRREIEEIVYKDGGE
- a CDS encoding glucodextranase DOMON-like domain-containing protein → MGDEESAIAAVEYLYEYQQNEEGFLPQNTFLDGRTRWGGEQMDNISFPQIMAYQLRERHGIGFDDVSYDYGNVRRSTEYVVGHGPATGQERWEEEAGYSPSTTAAEIAGLACSAALADAEGEDADALVYLALADDWQANTEEWMATTEGTEEHTNTPYYFRINDELGDDGAPRAINNGGPTLDERNVIDAGFLELVRLGVKPWDDPVVRNSLAVVDDTIKVETPYGPAFYRYNDDGYGEQGEDESDQYREGGPWTLDNEGQGRLWPIFTGERGEYELLTGCERRYDPKSLLGTMAKFANSGGMIPEQVWDRPDPTDYGWEFGEGTGSATPLSWSMAQFVRLAYGVEAGRPVETPKFVAGRYADGEVPDGPNLSVEFPSSPVTDRTVTISGDTDGATVVVKTSADTVVREGGEFSVDVEVGDGESTITVAAATDADSLDEMGTAVRRKTVAYVDVGDEVATWDDPEGDDDGPGSYTYPTSGEFVDGAFDIEEFGVYETDDSYQFLLSLAGELTNPWGGNELSLQTIQVYLRDPEKSDADGTTAAREGVNATFEAPYHYRVVAEGFVPARVEGADGSELTQDVTITGYGSVDAVKLELPKSVFGDLTGMQPVPLLLGQDGYSPGRIRPVNATAGGYTFGGGRDDSMNPNVIDLVTPDSVSQADALAYSADELATIPYLSL